In Zingiber officinale cultivar Zhangliang chromosome 1A, Zo_v1.1, whole genome shotgun sequence, the DNA window ACAGAAGCATCAATTGCTTTAGAACTCAGTTGTATTTTTCCTTCTCATGAATACATCAAGTAAATTAGTTGTGTTTTAGAACTGTGGGAAACAACACCCAAGGTGAGACATGCATAAGACTTACAGAAAAGACATACTGTTGTTGCAGAGCAATCATCTAGTAGAAATCAATTCACTAACAATTATTGAATTGAATCAGAGATGTAAACCAAAGACATGCAGGTCACTCTAGAATAATCATTAACAGTGGTTGAACTGAAGAAAAGATGTAAACCAGAGAGACGGGGAAAAAatgatttctttatttattaaaCTTTTGATGAATACCCAAAATCACAGTGAAAACACTTCTTTAAATATCATAGAAATATATTGTATCTGTTCTCACTTATAATTTGTTTCACAAGGCTAATCAAGCATCATAACAGGTATCAATAAACTAGCACAGATGTAATTTTCAATCAATCTTTATTTAAAaagatagattttttttatctatgTGCACTGCCTGTGATCTAATAATCTAAAACCCAAACGTGTGATTTTCTCATATTACTTGATGAAATTGAATCTAAATCTATCATATGAGATCAAATAAACTAATAAAAACCTTTGCAACATCTATATGCTTGCATGTTCTGCATGACCTGACAGGATTGTTTAGCATAAAAAGAACAAACATGACTATGAAAGGCATGCTATCATCAGCATATAAATAGACTATTTAATGAAGCAGTGAAAAAAAGAATCAAGATGACTATGAAATACATGCTATTCTTGGCAGATAAGATATCTTACCTCTGAACTACTGTATGCACGAAGAACTGTGAAAGGTTGAGGTTTCCCTCGAACATCATAGAATACTACACGTCCATTATTTGTCCCAGCAGCCAATAGATTACCATCATCACAGTATGCCAGCGATGAGAAGGGTGCCTCAAAAGGCATGCAATATGAGGGTCTTTTTGTTCCAGAATCAAACATATACAACTTTTTATCAAGACCAACTGTAACAATAATCTACAGGGAAAACAAGTCAGGATATAATGGCCATTGATTTTCTATAGAACAAGCACCTCCCATCCAACAAAACTAGCCAAACCATGTATAATTATCCACCAGAAATCCAAATCATTTAATAGATTCCTAGGAAGATAATACCTTGTCACTTGATGGAGAGAAGCAAATACCAGTTGTTGGGGCAGAATGTTGTTTCAACCAAGAAACCTGACACCAAGAGCCAGAGTGAATGGAGATCAATTTTTTAGTGAATGCAGGGAACAAATACAATTTCTCCTTCATTTTAGCAGattaagaaatattattttactaACCTTTGGTCTGCGACCAGTTGTATCCCAAATATGAACAGATCCATCATCCCCAGCTGTTGACAAAAGATGTCGACTAAATCGAGAATAATCAAGTACTCTTAGTACCTGAAATCGCATCACCGATACAGATTCATGTTAAACCAAAAAAGATGTTAGTAGAGCGAAAGTttggaattttcaaaatatttgacagCCAATAACCTGCCCATTTGGATCCTTGAGTTCAGCCCGTGTTCCGGAAGCAAGATAATGAAGTATGAGATCCCCCTTCTCGTTGATGGATGCTAAATGTTCATCTTTGCAGTTGTACATTACACCTGTAATTGTGTCAATATGACCACTCAACCGTTTGATGCACCTTTTCCTCTGCAGGTCCCATATTTTGACAATATGCCCACttcctccagagcaaagatatctAGAACTTTTATTACTAAAGCTGATACAATTTATggattcctacaaaatagagaaaagtaaaaaaatctttaaaatgttTGATATATTATGCACTCATAATTACACAGATAAGAAGTGTTTTTATTACTTAAACCCATGGCCATATTGTCATTTAGGTCCTGTTAGGCATCAATCAGAATCGGTAAGCTTACTAAAAAAATACAGGTATAGTCACCCAGACTGCGAGTATGCACTAATTTGTCCCTAATCACAACAAGGGGAAACAAGGCTCAGGAGCGGTACTTAGCATTACAATGAAACATACAAAAATAACGTAAAGGATTCATATTATTACAATTGCAAATATCGAAACACGGCACAGTCATAAAATTTCTCTTAATTTTTACCATCAAGTGAAAACTTGTAGAATAATCAAGTTGTACTCATTCTATGTTTACAAGCAACATTTTCCATGCTCTGCACTCAAacgcaaagaaaaaaaaaactacctgGAAAAGGAGAAAATCTAGCTTTTaagtctcttatttcttcaatgtGTAACATCAGAATAAGCAATTTTTGCAAAGTCATCAACTGTAAAAGTCAAAGTCAGACTTTGCTATATTGGCAGACATTGCTGTACAATTAGATGAAAAGAAATAACCTACCTAGCAAAAGAGATATGCTAgctattttcttcttatttgtTCAACATGTATGCTAAAATTCATAAGGGAGTCAAACGAACAATCACCATTGTTCGAAGAAAATATTGATGGAAGAAAATACCCAGACACAACATAGCAAGAAGGTGGCAATTTCTATCGTGCCAACAGTTCCAATGCTTTTCTTCCAAGAGAGACAGAGAGACAGGGGGGAAAAAAATGCAGGCAATGATTTGAATGGCATCCGGGCATCTGTAAATTTCCAGAAAACCAGATGTATTGATCACAATAGAACAAATTAATGAGCAAACAATGAGCTACCTCAATGTCATCAGCAAGGTCGCTGCCGTGAGAAGGAAAGGATCCCATACTTTGGCCATTTTTATTCCAAAGTGATATCTTTTTATCGTCACCAGCACTAGCAACCACTAGGTCTGCACGAACATAAAGATTAACCTTTAGTAAGATTTTCCCACCGTAAAAGTCAGCCACCATCCGCTGGATtaacaaaattaactaagttatacaAGATACAAAATAAATTTGAATGATGAGTCATGGGAAAATTAAATTCTGATGGAAAAATTCCAATTCGATCATAATCAATGATAGCAATTAGTATTACCTCTCCCTTTTGCTTCATTCTGAATCACTCTCCATGGACATGGCCTTTAATCCTCTTCTCCTCTGCGAATTATGGAACAGGAAACAAAAGAACATGAGATGTGAATGGGATGCAGGAACGAGACGAGCAAATTAGTCGAAGGTAGAGAGAGAATTTCTACCTTTCTTGATCCCTTCTTCTCCCTGACTACATACCTCTCCTGTGAGAGATCTGACAGCCATGCTCCAGGACTCACCAACTAGATCGAGTTTGTCAAAGAAATTAGAggaaaaaattagttttttcgaCTATTTGATCTTAAAAATCGGATTTTTGGAGGGAACGGAAGCATACGAGTATGCATTTTTGGACGAATTTGGATCTCTTCTTGGGTCGCTGCGGCAGCTTGCACCCCTTCATCACCATGaagtcctcctccttctccttgttCGACAGTGAAACGAAGAATCGAGGTAGAGAGGCTGCCGAGGCTCTTTCGTCGGCGTTCTCGCCCTCGCATACCAACGCCGCCGATCCCCTGGTCGTGTAGCAACGGTCATCCTTATCCGGCGACGACGAGACAGATCGGGAGTTATGGTTCTCGCTCCCGGCCGATTCCGACCTCCTGTGGATAAATCCGAGCAGTGGTTACTTCCATATCTCACCGCCGACACCTCAAACTAGATCAAACCCTAACTTTTCTGGATCAACCTCCGATCTATTACCTGAGGGGATAAAGAGGCGGGTGTAGGGGGGACTCTTGATCTGCGATGCGGCGGACATTCCGAGACGCGATTCCCCTCCGGACGCCAGATTTTGCCGCGGATCCTTTGTCCCTGACCTTGATGCGGCGGAGGCGCTTGCGGCACCCCCATTGCAGAGTGATGCGAGGACCGTTGCAGAGCCCATCGCGGCGGAGGAgagattgtttttgttttttcctcctccttcttcttcttcttcttcttcttcttctttcaaacaGGTAAAGGAAAGTGCTGCAAAATCTAAACTCGAGAGTAAAGAAGCATACATAGAAAGCAACCACCACTCCAGCCACGTAATCGGAGGGCAGTTTAATGAAGGCACTAAAGAATCCATGGAGGTAGAGATCTTGCGATGCAAATGCAGCACCTGATCACAGAACAAGGTAGGTTCAAAGATGCccctttcttttttaaaaaaaaaaatcttttaacagaACCTATTCGTTGGTCGAGGGAGAGGTGGACAGTCCGGCCATCGCCGTGAAGCATGAGGTTGGAGTCTTCGAACAGTTGGGTGTAGCCTTCCTCAAAAGAGATAGTGGCGAGGTTGGGCAACTCTGAGAGGAAAGCAGCCTCATGGGAAGGGAGCAGAACCGAACACAAAAACAGGAGGAAGTAGAAAGGAAAAGATAAAGTATGGACTACCGGAATGCaaagaaggcctcctcttctcaaccaaatggaggagttggaggagatgcggtgtagttggacggagaagcaagttcgtcgtgtcttgatcctgatcgggaaaggatctaggaagggggaagagggagatgaggctgagagaaatggtcggaggtttaggtttaggccgAGAGAGATGTCTCGGTTTAGGTTTacgcgagagagatggtcgcgcggaggaaggggcgggataaagatttaggtttggagggaacttcacagtgtgcagattttgacttgtggggaaattaaaatattttattttggttcattaacatcggattttaaaaaccgatgttaaaattggtgtctattaacgaaaaaaagggcgctcatagacatcgcataaaaaaccgatgtctatgagctaaaatctgcggtcatagacaccggtttttagaaaaaccggtataaaatactcaaagacatcggttttagcctaaaaccgttgttgttcaactgatgtctatgagagattttgttgtagtgccacTGGAATTTCGTGCTTGCagttgattgatggatgatgcaatctgatttAACtgattctgtatccttgagaattgctgctcttgatgctcattcaattgttgcataatctctctgagtttccatgttgactcatccatctgaaaattgttttgttgaaaaggttgtggcaaaaatgatgttgaaacctcttgaaatccatatgaattCTGGAAAGCTGGatatgactcaataaatgatCCTTGTGtattttcatacctgaaacatgaattatccacccaattagcattaaaaccattaaaaaatgattcatacctattttgttgacccatgtttgggtaaatttgatactcaggctaaaaatgataactctccattccacctccataattatgaaaatatggatccatgctaaagaaatctcctgttcttcactacaacactaaaaatcaatgttagaagactcaagagTATAAAGTTTCAAACTCATGAAATTGTGAACAGTAAAGCACTCAAAAAGTTAAGAATAAgtcaacatgaaaaaaaaaatgaaataagcaatcaaatcaatcaacatgctaacaaataaaattaatcaaatctaaaataaacacacattgctagttagctccccggcaacgacgctaaaatttggtgttagccattttgcatgtcacttggcacatcaaattaataaagattgaaactcattgtaattaaaacaaacacgtgtagtaaggagtcccaagtcgtatttttccaagggtaactagcGAGTTGTGTGAGTACTCTAGAATTGAATCACATGAAATTATTATATCAACAAGGTCCGTATGACATTTCCACTTGATTCACATCATAAATTGAattcatctaataaaatcaagttTAGAACCAGAGAAGGATTATTCTCTTATTAACATGATCCAATATCTTCCCATTCATAATTCAATCACAACATAACAATCACCAATCGAACTTGTAGAATCCAAATTTACATTTCATTCACACTCGTAATCAAAGTCAACAATTAAACTCAATTGCTCATTCACAATACATTGTTCAAAGATAAACAATCAAATCCTCAGGTTAAGCTTTCAACGAGTAAACTAAATTACAACAACAATTAATCTCAAGAGTACAACCACAGTAATGTTTAACAAAGACACTTCTCAAGAGCTCAAGTTTAATATCCAACATACAAGTAAGTTAACCATCACAAGATTAATTGCATTGAACAAGAAATTTCCAAACTAAGTAACCTAACCTACAAACAAACAGAAAAAGTATCAAATCTAAATCAATTCTAATGGATTAGTAAGATCGGGATTTTAAAGCATGAAATCGAAATCGGAAACACAAGattcaaacaaaaatgaaatcACAATGTAAAgaatcagatctgaagatctaagCAGAAGATAATTAAAAGATaagataaagaaaaacaaaacctaAACATTCCTCATCCGAATACAAGCTTAAACCTCCACAATCTGCTGTGAAACAGAGGtgaatcggaaacctcccctcaacacCCAACGAGCAATGTACAAGCTTACAGCTATCACCAGGGATTGCTCACAGtctttggaaacctcccctcaaactcGCAATCATCTGGAAACCCCAAACAGCCGAAGAACAGAGGATGAATCTGTGGTTTGCAAACCAATCTGATTGATCAGATCGAGCCAGTCTTGCTATGGAATGACGATCGGATAGATGATCAGAAACTAcaagaaacctccctcgaagctctggtggatgcgaagatcgCTGATTGAGAAACCTCCCTCTTTCAGAATCACGACAATGAACAAATCCAAAATCGCATCAGAGAAACCTCCCTCTAGCACTCACTGATCTTGGGAGATGGACGCCATCAGCTCACAATCGCCGCCGATGAAGAAGCTTACTCTCGGATCTGGAATTGAGGAACGGGAAGCTCGGCGTCGCGGAAGAAGGAAGACGAAGGCATTGTAGTCGCGAAAACGCCGAGTCCAAGCTACTGTATCTTCTCACGcgggtttttaaacctcctcagtttTGATCGGACGGCTAAGATGCTTCTGAGATAAATCAACGATGAAAGATTGCCTAAAATTCGATCCAAGGGTATTGATCTTCATTTACAGTccagatctactctcccttaggtcggatggaccagatcttcaatggatggcccagatctctccgatcttcaacggatggtccaaatCAATCCATAGCTTGATCACCTCGTTTAGCCCTAGaattgagcccaaatgtggtctgatttgatcgggtccatgacccttttgatgcctacaaaataagaatcaaatattagcaccaaataccatgaaaattagttattttgcaattaggtccaaaatcaaatgtaatattgagatatgatgtaaaatgtgagattaagttatgaaaatatcattaaaacatgcattatgaatcaagatgagAGCGCATCCATGCTTCTCAAGGCATGCACACTTCTCAAAGCATAccctgaaaagacgtgtcagaaaagcgtcTCTAACACCATACCTCAACAACCCGAGCATATCCTTgacaagacagtggaagcttccgtctgATGATCCTCTACTTGACCATGCCGTCAACCATGCCGCCTATCGGTGGCACTGGTTCCCAGAAGGATATCACCATCTACTCCCTTTGTCTGCTTCTGGGCCGAGCGAGAGAGCCACTCGACCGATCCTCGTCCATTCGGACGGTTGCCCCTCTTGGGGCCAAGCGGGAGAGCCACTCGGTCTGCCTTCAGTCATTCGGGCGATCTTGCCCTTGGGTCGAGCGGGAGAGCTACTCAGTCATCCTTCCACTGTCCGCTCGGCTGTGACTCCACTCTGTTGGTTCTGAGATTTCAGGCAAGTCCGAGCGGATTGGCCGCTCGGCATCTGGATTCGCTAATACTTGATCTTCTTAGCATCGGAAGCTCGGTTTGGAGCCGAGCTATATTGATGTCCGGTCGGGTTCTATTACTTCTGATCGGACGATGATGATCGGGGTGTTGACCGTCTTGATTATGACCACCATCGTGTCATTGACCCTTTTGCTGAGCGAGTCCGGCCTTACCACcggattaatattaaaaaattaattcattCTATTTTGTTTTTTCTCCCAAAAATTAAATACTTGAAAGTTTCTTTTGAAAGACTCTTTTCTAAATTTAACAggattataaataaatatttgtaAAATAAATGAATTCCCTTCCAATTCTTCCTTCCAAAATCTATACTCATATTTTCTAAACACCGTTTACCTCATCAACTCCTTATATCTGATGAGTTTCAGGTGCATTTTATTATTAGGAGTTATTTTGTATATAAATTTAATCGTTATCAACGAAAATTCTATTTAATTTAgatataaataatttttgaataatgattcatgtggcaaaagacgattcgctCATCCTCACCAACccatccctaggccaacacggaggaggtaaatcacgggtggctactagccattagtgcaaatgaccaagacatggaggaggttatgctcggtcatgtcgagtttcgaccccaagacctcatgtggcaacaccccatacCTTAACCATCGCACCACCCTGAGGGGACAATTGAATAATGATTCATGCCTGATATATTAGTGGATAATTTTTAAGTAATAATTCATACCCGACACGTTAGTAAAAAAACATACAACTTAAAATCGAAAAATCTTAGAAAAgtaaaaatttttcttaatttcgtagttaataaaattttttacctaaaaatatcctccgatatttatattttactttaagttaaaaatacctcttaaatttttataactaaaattttattttaaattataaagattaaataaaaaataaaaaatatgacattttattttatatatatatatatatatctatatatatatatatatatatatatagttttataaCTAAATGTAATACAGTAAAATGTTAAATTAGATATTATATTATCTATTAATTAAATAacattaaattatattatattttttataattttaattatataattatctaGTAAACACATAATTTCAGTTGCATATGatctgtctccttaattttttttatcaataaaaaaATACATATGCATCATCTATAAGACAGGGTATTAATCaaataactaattttttttactacttttagattaaaatttatataaaattgaattgtttaaaaatttaagaGGTATTCTATAAAACAGGGTAAgctgattttttattaaaaaattaaatggaATACTAAAATGTGAATCATGTGATTACTatttaataacaataaatatagaatataaaaataatttaatttgagacTATTATGGAATACCAAGTGACAATTGGGAATTGTGATAGTTATACTTTTATGCCCTTAattaaaatacatttaaaaaaagGTAAGTTGTAGTgactctttaaaaatatttttatttttgaaaataaaataaaagttattAAATTTAACATGTAATTCATGTTAGGATCGTTTGGTGCTAGAGCGGGGTGGGGAAGGGGGAGAGGGTGAATAACTCGTCGCGCTTTGGTTGATTGATCCGTGATGATGATTTGCAGCGAATAGTCTTCACAACAAGCTCACAATGTTAACaataggatttacttagtatccacctcaagaagaggtgactaatccaaggatccgcatGTGACATACACTCCacttatcaaaacactccttctctgtaactactgaaggcggagaagccttgtacaaactctcaatacaagaagaaagaaaagggaagcaAATGCAAGTAAAATCTAACAAGATTTACAGCATgaaaaatctaaccctagattcttcttcttgtgtggaacgcctcttgatcttggaagtgcagcaacactttgctccaagaaaagtttcaagaactggcgtgaatcTCTAAGAGTGATCGTTGGAAGTGGAGTGGAAGAACTGCGGAGAAAGCCGCTCGCCAATGGCTTTATCCTGCATAACGgtcgcctcccaatcgatcggctgatcgattcagccttcttctgTGCTCTATGGAAAATGTctaaatcgattgaccaattgattcagACTTTCTCATGATCGCGCAAGAAAAACTAacccccaattgatcgaccgatcgattggaggtgcccaatcgatcgactgatagattggaggtgcccaatcgattgactgatcgattgagaagtatTTTGTGCCTGTGACAaaggctctcaatcgatcgaccgatcgattgggtcgcTACTTGTCTCAGCACAGTgctaatcaatcggctgatcgattgaaccactgttcaatcgatcggttgatcagaCAATTGGTCTCCCCTTGACttgtttaaaccaagtctagggtccccaaatctaacattcggtcaaccttgacctactaggactccttcaccaagtatccggtcaattcctttgacccacttggacttttctcctcgtgctaactgtttggtcaactttgacccacttggacttaccgtctcgtgccaagtgtccggtcctccatgatccacttggactttccccagatgtccagtcacccttgacccatctgaatttcatcgtgccaagtatccggtcaatcctttgacctacttggatttcccaacaccaggtgttcgatcaaccttgacccacctgaattttcACGTGtgtggcttcactcactaggactttcacctagcttcactcactaggattttcacctgcattcactcaccaggactttcctctgccttacttcactcaccaggactttccatctgcctggcttcactcactgggattttcaccttgcttcactcaccaggattttcctctgcctggcttcactcatctggactttcccactgtctaacctccagttaggactttcccagtcaagtatctggtcactcttgacctacttgactcttcttcacaacaatctggtcaaaccttgaccagaggggaattgcaccagcaatctccccaatcgaatgattgcacctgcaatctccgtgtattgtcaaacatcgaaacataaacatcaagactcaggcttgagccaactcaagcctagtcaacctggtcaaccttaacccaggggatattgcaccaacaatcttcccctttttgatgtttgacaatacctttaagttaggctaatccgtagcctcaacttctttctcatgtcaaagcatgaatgagggtttccttcattctctctctttcctagagggcaaactccctcttaaggtaatgaaggcataGTACAGACCTTGTATTCTCCCCCTAACTTTCCTAGAGGGacaaagacctaacttaaaccctacattctccccctattggcactcatcaaaaactctcctcctgaagagttacccaacattTTTCACAACCTCAcatattgttcacaacatcacaatgaatgtctcatacccttcattgtatccaatgctcattCGTGAGTATTAACCTCTTCACaa includes these proteins:
- the LOC121997717 gene encoding protein NEDD1-like is translated as MVADFYGGKILLKVNLYVRADLVVASAGDDKKISLWNKNGQSMGSFPSHGSDLADDIEESINCISFSNKSSRYLCSGGSGHIVKIWDLQRKRCIKRLSGHIDTITGVMYNCKDEHLASINEKGDLILHYLASGTRAELKDPNGQVLRVLDYSRFSRHLLSTAGDDGSVHIWDTTGRRPKVSKIIFLNLLK